The region TAAAGCAGTTTTCGGGCAGCAGTTGATCGAGATTGAAGCCCGACACGCGTCGCTTGATGCGCGGAAATTTCGCGCGGATCTGTTCGGCGTAGGTGTCGCGCAACTGCCGCAGCGCCGCGTAGATTTCGCCCTGACGGCCACCGGCCGCGATGATGCGTTCGAGTTCGTCGTCGGCGGTGGGGCCGACCCAGAAACGCGCACCGTCGAAGGTTGCGATTTCCAGCGCCTCGACATTCTCCACGGTCTTGCCCGCCATCACCGAATGCGCGCCGCACGAGTTATTGGCGATCATGCCGCCAAGCGTGCAGCGGCTGTGTGTGGCGGGATCGGGGGCGAAGGTGAGGCCATGTCGTTCGGCGGCATCGCGCAAGGTGTCGCAAACCACGCCCGGCTCGACGATCGCCGTGCCCGCAACCGGATCGATCGACACCACGCGGTTCACGTACTTGCTCGCATCGGCCACGACCGCGACGTTCACGCACTGGCCGTTCTGCGACGTGCCGCCGCCGCGCGGCAGAAATGGCACGTCGTTGCGGCGGCACGCGGCGAGCGTGGCCAGCAGATCGTCGACATCCGCCGGCACCACGACGCCGAGCGGCACTTGCCGGTAGTTCGACGCATCGGATGCGTACAGCGCTTTCGAGCCTTGATCGAAGCGCACTTCGCCGCGCACGTGACTGCGCAGATCCGCCTCGAGCGCCTGCATCACGGCGGCGGTGCGCCTGAACGGCGTGGCAGGCGCGCGCCGTGCGTGAGCCGTGCGCGGCACGGCCTCGTTCGATGCGCTCATGTCCGCGTCTTGCGCTTCATTCACGGTGTTTCCTCGTCTGTCGCGTGCGGCGCTTACGCAGCCTGGCTCGCGGTCATCTTGAAGATGCCTTGCGCGTTGCCGGCGTCGAAGCGCAGATCCGTTTCCCAACGGCGCGCGTCCTGATCGAACGTGCGCTTGCGCGTGATGAACTCGTAGAACGAACCCGGCACCTCGCGCGTCACCGTGCCGCCGTCCGCCGCGACGAATTCGCGCCGCACGATGTCCGCACGATACGCGGTCTGGAACACGCGACCGGAGCGCGAGCGCTCCACTTCCGGCTTCATCGGACGGCCCTTGGCCTTCTCGTCGTCGGACAGCTTGAAGACGTCCGCGACGCGATCGGTGGCGTGATTGAACGCATTGCCTTCGGTGGCGATCCACGCCATTTCCGCCGACTCCTTCAACAATACTTCGTAATCGGCTTCGCGGGGCGTCTCGTGCTGACGCGCGAACGCACCGACGATCACCGGCAGCAATTCGTGCGCCGCGTCGAGCGGCAACACGCCGTCGCGTTCGAGTTCCCACAGCAAGCCTGCCGCGCGCGGCGTCAACGGATCGCGCGACGCGCCGATCACGTTCGTCACCGCCTGCTGGAACGCCGCCGAAAAACGCTCGGGATGCAACTCGCTGACGAAGAATTGCGAGATCTCATCCGGCGCGTCGTCGTGCGCCCACGCGCGGCCGGTCATGCCCAACCGGTCGAGCGGATAGCGGCCGTTGATGCTGAAGCCAAGCGGACGCAGAATGCGCGCGAACGCCGCCTCGCCGGTCGGCAGCGCGCCGCTGTGCGGCCAGCGCACCGTACGCAGCGCGCCGTGATCGAAATACACGCTGCCGCCGGCGGCGATCGTTTCGTCCGTATAGCGGCGGCCGTTCGGCGAGCGCGCCAGCAAATCCTCGAACAACGCCATGTTCATCGCCTGCGCGAGTTCGGCGCGCGTGACGCTGCCCTCTTCCCACTCGTTCAGAATCCGCGGATGGTTCAGCGTGGCGAACAGCCGCAAGGTGGTGTCGGCGCCGAGCAGCTTCAGCAGCAATTGTTCGACATTAGCATTCTTGATGTTTCGCATATCGGTTCTGTATCGGGCTTCGAGTGGGGCATCGCGCGTTCGCCGACGCGCCGATGAGGTCTGCAGATAGGCGCACGGCGCGTACCACCGCAGACTGGAAGGCATGATTATTCAAAAATCGCGAAGCTCCCGTAAAGCGAGATAAAATCGCCACTTGATGCGTTTTTGGAATCAACGTGCGAAAGTTCAAGATCCCCAACATGGGCGCGCTGCTCGCGTTCGAAGCCGCCGCGCGGCACGAGAGCTTCACGTATGCGGCGCGCGAACTGTTCCTCACGGAAAGCGCGGTATCGCGGCAGATCAATACGCTGGAGAGCAATCTCGGCGTGCGGCTGTTCGTGCGCGTCAAGCAACGCGTGGTGCTGACGAAGGCGGGCAAGGTGTATAGCGCGCAGGTGCGGCGCTCGCTGGAACAGCTCGATCGCGACACGCTGTCGATCATCGCGCACGGCAGTGGCGGCGGTTATCTCGAACTCGCGGTGCTGCCGACTTTCGCGTCGCAATGGCTGATTCCACGGCTCGCGGCGTTCAATGCGCAATATCCTGACGTGCGCGTGAACATGGGCGTGCGCACCGGCACATTCCCGTTCGCCGACACGCATTTCGAAGCGGCGATCCACTACGGCAAGCCGACGTGGCCGGGGACGTCGGCGGATTTTCTGTTCAGCGAAGAGGTCGTGCCGGTGTGCGCGGCGAGTCTGCTGACGCATCCGGTGAAACACGCCGCCGATCTGCTCGACTACCCGCTGCTGCACTCCACCACGCGGCCCGACGGATGGGCGGCGTGGTTCGCGAACCTCGGCGTCGACGACAACCGCACCATGCAGGGCGTGCGCTACGAACTCCACACGATGCTGATCAGCGCGGCAGCGGCCGGGCTCGGCATCGCGCTGGTGCCGCGCTTTTTCGTCGATGCGCAGCTCGATCAACTGGGCCTCGTCGTGCCGCTCGATGTGCCCGCGCTTGCCGATTCGGCGTATTACCTCGTTTATCCGACCGAGTTGAGTCACGGGAAACCGCTCGCGAGTTTCCGCGAGTGGTTGCTGCATGAAGCGGCTGCGTATAGCGCGGGGAATCCCGGGTTGGCAGGTGGGAATCGCGGGGGTGACTGAGGCGGTCGTGCGTTGACGGGTGAGCGATTCACGCGCCGGTTTGCGACTCGCGCGCCTGCGCCAACGCGCTCAGGTTACCTTCGCCGAAACCATGGTGCCCCTGGCGCTGAACGATCTCGAAGAAAATCTCGCCGGTACGGCGCCGCACGAACGTCTGAAGGAACAACTGCGGTATGCCGTCCGCGCCGATTTCGCCATCCACCAAAACGTGCGTGCGCTTGAGACGCGCGACGTCGAGTCCGTGGCCCGGTAGACGCGCGTCGAGTTGATCGTAGTAACGCGACGGCGGTTCGACGAACTCGACGCCGTTCGCGAGCAACTGCTCGACGCACGCGAAGATGTCGTCGGTGGCCAGCGCGATGTGCTGCACGCCCTCGCCGGGATGGTCCGGCAGATAGTCGTGCATCAGGTTGGTCCGGCGCGTGCCTTCCTCGTACAAGGGCACGCGGATCGCGCCGCACGGCGACACCATCACGCGCGATTCGGCCGACACATGCCAGTTCGCGTGCAACTCGTGAATCTCGCGGAAGTTGAGCAGGTCGCGATAGAAATCGAGCCATTCCTGCATGCGGCCTTCGCCGACCGTTTGCGTCAGGTGATCGACCGCGACGAGGCCGGTCCCGGTGCCCTTGTGAGCCGGGTCGGGGCTCGCGGCGGGGTCGAGCGGCCGGAAATCGATGTCGAAGATCGACGTGCCGCCGGCGGCGCCTTGTTGTCCGGCGCGCCCGCGCCACCGGTCGATGAAATAGATGTGCGAATCGCCGATGCCCTGGATCGCCGGAATCAGCAGTTCGCCCTGGCCGATCCGTTCGCCCTCGAATTCCCATGCGCCCAGCTCGATCGCGCGGTCGAACGCCCGCTGCGCGTCCGCCACCCGAATGCCGATCGCGCAGATGCCCGCGCCGTATTCCTCGGCGTAACGCGCGGCGAACGAATCCGGCTCGGCGTTGATCAGGAACTGCATTTCACCCTGCCGGTACAGCGTGACGTTTTTGCTGATATGCCGC is a window of Paraburkholderia sp. D15 DNA encoding:
- a CDS encoding LysR substrate-binding domain-containing protein, with translation MRKFKIPNMGALLAFEAAARHESFTYAARELFLTESAVSRQINTLESNLGVRLFVRVKQRVVLTKAGKVYSAQVRRSLEQLDRDTLSIIAHGSGGGYLELAVLPTFASQWLIPRLAAFNAQYPDVRVNMGVRTGTFPFADTHFEAAIHYGKPTWPGTSADFLFSEEVVPVCAASLLTHPVKHAADLLDYPLLHSTTRPDGWAAWFANLGVDDNRTMQGVRYELHTMLISAAAAGLGIALVPRFFVDAQLDQLGLVVPLDVPALADSAYYLVYPTELSHGKPLASFREWLLHEAAAYSAGNPGLAGGNRGGD
- a CDS encoding DUF1338 domain-containing protein yields the protein MRNIKNANVEQLLLKLLGADTTLRLFATLNHPRILNEWEEGSVTRAELAQAMNMALFEDLLARSPNGRRYTDETIAAGGSVYFDHGALRTVRWPHSGALPTGEAAFARILRPLGFSINGRYPLDRLGMTGRAWAHDDAPDEISQFFVSELHPERFSAAFQQAVTNVIGASRDPLTPRAAGLLWELERDGVLPLDAAHELLPVIVGAFARQHETPREADYEVLLKESAEMAWIATEGNAFNHATDRVADVFKLSDDEKAKGRPMKPEVERSRSGRVFQTAYRADIVRREFVAADGGTVTREVPGSFYEFITRKRTFDQDARRWETDLRFDAGNAQGIFKMTASQAA
- a CDS encoding VOC family protein, translating into MPSDLPTPDAALRAVSVPEHNPLGTAGLEFVEFAARDPQALGETFARLGFNAVARHISKNVTLYRQGEMQFLINAEPDSFAARYAEEYGAGICAIGIRVADAQRAFDRAIELGAWEFEGERIGQGELLIPAIQGIGDSHIYFIDRWRGRAGQQGAAGGTSIFDIDFRPLDPAASPDPAHKGTGTGLVAVDHLTQTVGEGRMQEWLDFYRDLLNFREIHELHANWHVSAESRVMVSPCGAIRVPLYEEGTRRTNLMHDYLPDHPGEGVQHIALATDDIFACVEQLLANGVEFVEPPSRYYDQLDARLPGHGLDVARLKRTHVLVDGEIGADGIPQLFLQTFVRRRTGEIFFEIVQRQGHHGFGEGNLSALAQARESQTGA